The following are from one region of the Rattus rattus isolate New Zealand chromosome 13, Rrattus_CSIRO_v1, whole genome shotgun sequence genome:
- the LOC116914943 gene encoding ral guanine nucleotide dissociation stimulator-like — MFSCCLQTTRASSLKKDNRESHDGVWRHRVHSCHQRLWPFSQMVEKLTKVSQGRDYTDQNLMETQREAWIRAQTLVEQMNTLVPFLQERQPLVALAFLTTYRTFVTPRKVLDLLYAYLSPYSKDDAEVKSILCSFLETWMDRNPEDFYDASDLLPLKYLKGYMSVYMPQCDLSVRVKRLLTQLEEEHTMDSQAKDEEDSDLGRHTSSEPRIEWV; from the exons ATgttctcttgctgtcttcagactacTCGAGCCTCAAGCCTTAAGAAAGACAACAGGGAGAGCCATGATGGTGTCTGGAGGCACAGGGTTCACTCTTGCCATCAACGCctgtggccattttcccaaaTGGTGGAAAAATTGACCAAAGTCAGCCAAGGACGAGACTACACAGACCAG AACCTGATGGAGACCCAGAGAGAGGCATGGATCAGGGCACAGACTTTGGTTGAGCAGATGAACACGCTGGTGCCTTTTCTGCAGGAAAGGCAACCCTTGGTTGCCCTAGCTTTTCTGACTACATATAGAACTTTTGTGACACCCCGAAAGGTATTGGACCTGCT GTATGCATACCTCAGCCCTTATTCTAAAGACGATGCAGAAGTAAAGAGCATCCTCTGTAGCTTCTTGGAAACATGGATGGACAGGAACCCTGAGGACTTTTATGACGCATCAGACCTGTTGCCTCTGAAATACCTGAAAGGCTacatgagtgtgtacatgccCCAGTGTGATCTTAGTGTCCGTGTCAAGAGGCTACTGACACAGTTGGAGGAAGAACATACCATGGATTCCCAGGCCAAAGATGAGGAAGACTCAGATCTGGGGAGACACACATCCTCAGAACCACGGATTGAATGGGTTTAA